One segment of Ascochyta rabiei chromosome 7, complete sequence DNA contains the following:
- a CDS encoding Factor independent urate hydroxylase: MSQLSYARYGKDNVRLYKVDKDPKTGIHTVVEQTVRVLLEGDIETSYTKADNSVVVATDTQKQTTYILAKQNPIDPPEQFAAIIGDHFVNTYSHIHAAHVKIIQHRWTRMDIDGKPHPHSFYRDGDEVRVVEAVTREGQGSSIRSKIEKLLVLKSTGSAFHGFHRDEYTRLPETWDRILSTEIEAGWQWKLFKTPEEAKAVDFNGAWKAARDITMKIFAEDDSASVQATMYKMCDKILATVPQIEAVDYALPNKHYFEIDLSWHKDIKNTGKDATVLAPQSDPNGLIQCTVTRKSKKSKL, translated from the exons ATGTCTCAGCTTAGCTACGCCCGTTACGGCAAGGACAATGTCCGCCTGTACAAGGTCGATAAGGACCCCAAGACTGGCATTCACACCGTCGTAGAGCAGACCGTCCGCGTTCTGCTTGAGGGCGACATTGAGACCTC CTACACCAAGGCAGACAACTCTGTTGTAGTCGCAACAGATACTCAGAAGCAGACCACCTACATTCTCGCCAAGCAGAACCCTATCGACCCTCCCGAGCAGTTTGCTGCCATCATCGGCGACCACTTCGTCAACACCTACTCGCACATCCACGCCGCACATGTCAAGATCATCCAGCACCGATGGACTCGCATGGACATCGACGGCAAGCCCCATCCCCACTCTTTCTACCGCGACGGTGACGAGGTCCGCGTTGTCGAGGCCGTGACAAGGGAGGGACAAGGCTCTTCCATTCGCTCCAAGATTGAGAAGCTGCTTGTGCTCAAGAGCACCGGTTCCGCTTTCCACGGCTTCCATCGCGACGAGTACACACGTCTGCCTGAGACCTGGGATCGCATTCTCAGCACAGAGATTGAGGCTGGCTGGCAATGGAAGCTCTTCAAGACGCCGGAAGAGGCCAAGGCTGTTGACTTCAACGGTGCTTGGAAGGCGGCAAGGGATATCACTATGAAGATCTTCGCCGAGGACGACAGCGCCAGCGTCCAGGCTACCATGTACAAGATGTGCGACAAGATACTTGCTACTGTCCCTCAAATCGAGGCAGTTGACTATGCTCTGCCCAACAAGCACTACTTCGAGATTG ACCTTTCGTGGCACAAAGACATCAAGAATACCGGCAAAGATGCGACTGTTCTCGCTCCCCAATCCGATCCCAACGGCCTCATTCAGTGTACCGTCACTCGCAAGAGCAAAAAGTCCAAATTGTAA
- a CDS encoding Hydroxymethylglutaryl-CoA synthase produces MAARPQNIGIKAIELYFPSQCVDQSELEKFDGIAAGKYTIGLGQTKMSFCDDREDIYSFALTTVSSLFKKYNIDPKTIGRLEVGTETLLDKSKSVKSVLMQLFEESGNYNVEGVDTVNACYGGTNALFNSVNWIESSAWDGRDAVVVAGDIALYAKGNARPTGGAGCVAMLIGPDAPIVIEPGKRGSYVRHVYDFYKPDLTSEYPIVDGHFSIKCYIEAVDACYKAYNEREATLKSQQNGNGVNGHAEEQETPLDRFDYMAFHAPTCKLVSKSYARLLYNDYLKNPSNPIFAEVPAEVKDVSYDASISDKTVEKTFMALAKKRFAARVQPSIQVPTMCGNMYCGSVYASLCSLLANIDSQTAQGKRVALFSYGSGLASSLFSFTIKGSYENIAKQLDIQSRLDARRVVAPEAYDAMCDLRKQAHLQKDYTPKGETDGILPGTYYLTGVDSMFRRTYEIKQ; encoded by the exons ATGGCTGCCCGTCCTCAGAACATCGGTATCAAGGCCATTGAGCTGTACTTCCCCAGCCAG TGCGTCGACCAGTCCGAGCTCGAGAAGTTCGATGGCATCGCCGCGGGCAAGTACACCATTGGTCTGGGCCAGACCAAGATGTCTTTCTGCGACGACCGTGAGG ACATCTACTCGTTCGCCCTGACCACCGTCTCCTCGCTGTTCAAGAAGTACAACATCGACCCCAAGACCATCGGCCGCCTCGAAGTTGGCACCGAGACGCTCCTCGACAAGTCCAAGTCGGTCAAGTCTGTCCTCATGCAGTTGTTTGAGGAGAGCGGTAACTACAACGTCGAGGGTGTCGACACAGTGAACGCGTGCTACGGTGGCACCAACGCGCTGTTCAACTCGGTGAACTGGATCGAGTCCTCGGCATGGGACGGCCGTGACGCTGTCGTTGTTGCTGGCGATATCGCGCTGTACGCAAAGGGCAACGCCCGCCCCACTGGTGGTGCTGGCTGCGTTGCCATGCTCATCGGCCCCGACGCTCCCATTGTTATTGAGCCCGGCAAGCGTGGCTCCTATGTCAGGCACGTGTACGACTTCTACAAGCCCGACTTGACGAGCGAGTACCCCATCGTCGACGGTCACTTCTCCATCAAGTGCTACATCGAGGCTGTGGATGCCTGCTACAAGGCCTACAACGAGCGTGAGGCAACACTGAAATCGCAGCAGAACGGCAACGGTGTCAATGGCCACGCTGAGGAGCAGGAGACTCCTCTCGACCGTTTCGACTACATGGCTTTCCATGCACCTACCTGCAAGCTTGTGTCCAAGTCGTACGCGCGCCTGTTGTACAACGACTACCTCAAGAACCCCTCCAATCCAATCTTTGCCGAGGTTCCCGCCGAGGTCAAGGACGTCTCTTACGACGCCTCCATCTCCGACAAAACCGTCGAGAAGACCTTCATGGCTCTTGCCAAGAAGCGATTTGCTGCTCGTGTGCAGCCTAGCATCCAGGTCCCCACCATGTGCGGAAACATGTACTGCGGCAGCGTCTACGCCAGCTTGTGCAGCTTGCTCGCAAACATCGACAGCCAGACTGCCCAGGGCAAGCGCGTCGCTCTCTTCAGTTACGGAAGTGGTCTCGCCTCCTCTTTGTTCTCTTTCACCATCAAGGGCAGTTACGAGAACATTGCCAAGCAGCTTGATATCCAGAGCCGCTTGGACGCAAGGCGCGTTGTTGCTCCTGAGGCGTACGATGCG ATGTGCGATCTCCGCAAGCAAGCCCACCTTCAGAAGGACTACACTCCCAAGGGCGAGACGGATGGTATCCTTCCTGGCACTTACTATCTTACCGGCGTTGACAGCATGTTCCGCCGCACGTACGAGATCAAGCAGTAG
- a CDS encoding Cytochrome oxidase assembly, with translation MQFSSRSFRATLPNSIAAKYRKALQKHPFALFGLPFLATIVAGSFMLTPATALRYERYDRKNQQITQEEAMGLGQNRRKVNMKDEYYRLQAKDLEDWEQRRVKRLPGEPDGTLV, from the exons ATGCAGTTCTCCTCGCGATCATTCCGCGCAACGCTCCCTAACTCGATCGCCGCCAAATACCGCAAAGCGCTGCAAAAGCACCCGTTCGCACTCTTCGGCCTCCCTTTCCTTGCAACAATAGTCGCCGGCTCGTTCATGCTGACACCCGCCACTGCGCTGCGCTACGAGAGATATGATCGCAAGAACCAGCAAATTACCCAAGAGGAGGCAATGGGGCTGGGCCAGAACCGGAGAAAGGTCAACATGAAGGACGAATACTAC AGATTACAAGCCAAGGACCTCGAGGACTGGGAGCAGAGGCGTGTCAAGCGACTACCAGGCGAGCCAGATGGTACCCTTGTTTAA